The sequence below is a genomic window from Monodelphis domestica isolate mMonDom1 chromosome 2, mMonDom1.pri, whole genome shotgun sequence.
TATAGTGCTTAGAGTTACAGAAGATTCCATCACTTCCCAAACTAGTGAGAACAAGAAAATATCCCCAGTGGAAAGCATCTTGATCCTAGTCTCTAATCcttagcttcttgagggcaatgGCACTAAAGATGTCTTACACAAGAATCATGCAAGAGAAGAGACATGAAAATTATTACCAACATCTGGGCTTAGAGAAATAATATAGGTTGGCAATGGGTTCAGAGCGAGGAATAAACCCATGTGCACTAGAGATAGGTACATTGCTTAGATAGCTAGAAGAAGGCTACTATGGATCCACTCTGATAAAGTATGAGAGGATATGACCTAGAGTCTCACATAATGAAAGAACATGAAGAAGAGGTATACTGAATCCAGCTTACACTGACTGGAAAGAGTcaattggaaatatttttttctgaacatTTATATACTTTtggaaataaataatacaaatcagggcttgatttattgttttgttgattgcatGGGTTTAAGAAgggaatggagaaaatgttaataatgcaaattaaatttaaatgtgtttcataattacatttttaatagagAATAGGTTGTTAAACTTATAACAGTACTCCAGTATGAATGGGTTTTACAGAGAACAGAGAAGATTTTACACATTTATGGAACCAAAGATTACAAGTCTTGTCAAAGCATTAAagcaagttaatatatatatatgcatatatatatattctttggaTAACTGATTActcatatttttatcatttattgtATAATGACTTTAATTTATGTACATTTATGTTAATACATTTTAGAGATCAAACTTTTACTAGAGGTGTTtgatgaagagagacagagattttctcaatttgtttttatCCTTCTTATCTCAGGCTGATTTTTTGTTCCACATtgatttttattaagaaaaaaatccttaatttaaaaaacaaacaaatctattttgtcttttagaAATTTCACAGACATAACTTAAGAATTAATCACCTCTTCAAAGTTTTGAAAGACATAGCAAACTCCTATCTTTTAGGTTTTTTTATAATTAGCATATTGACATTTTTGAAGCTTATTATTGTGTATGGAGCTAAATGTTGGTCTAGTTACAATTTCATCAAGCTATAATCTATTTATTAAAACAGTGAtatttgtcaaataataaaaattggaTCCTATTTTTGTTGAACATTATACTACTGTGGTTCTAGTACTTTATTGTTTAACCTATTccactgatttatttttaattttttattcattattggTTTTTAACatgatatatatattatattaaattattgtatgtattattgatttttcatataatttgtaTCAGGGTGATAGAAATCCTCTCTCTCTTATATTCCAGGCCAACATCACTACTTACAACTGGATAATTGGAGCTGGATGTCTTGAAGACATctcaaatttaatataatcaaacaaaactcattatctttttccaTAAATTCCTCCCACCATCCTTCAGTTGTGCAAACTCTCAATTTTGTACCATCCTTGACTCCCTATTCTCACTCATACCACATGCCAATTTGTTCCAATTCTTACAGTATCTACCTTCACAACTTCtcttttatgtttctttcttctcccttctgacttcatcattctgACTAAACTACTCTTTCCAAGGTTACCAATGATATCTGTTCATTCCCAAAGCTAATAGCCTTTTCTGAATCCTTATTCCTTCTGATCTCTCTGCTGTCTTTTATATGGGTACCATTTTCTTCCAcatgatactctcttctctttaggTTTCTGTACCActcctctctcctggttcttcttctcggatcattcctcagtttccttttatagATCTTCATTCAGTACACATGATAATAGCAAGAATCCTGCAGGacacttttcttctctccttataCCATTTCACTTGGTCATCTCACCAGCTTCCAAGGattcaattattttctctataCTTACTTTCCTCAGATCCACTTATGCAGCTCTAATCTCTCTGCTGATCTCCTCTTACATTTGAGGCTTCTGATCTGAATTTTCATAAATAACAGAAACttaacataaaataaatccatagatCTAATGCCAGTTTCTTTATTAGTCCAATTtcttaaatagttttaaaaattgcttttcacctactatctttcttttccttacaaataaacGCAGATAACACTCATATGGGGCATGCTGGAATGCTAGTCCAAATATCTAAATGGGTTCAATGAACTTGataatttttgtttaaatatattttaatgtttgtcacccctttcttttcctcttcaatcCATAGAGGAGTGTTATTTTTAAGACTGTCCACTCCTCTCTTCATTGTTTCACTTTTATGGCTTAATTTTTGTGATGCCAACAAAGGATCATTCATTTCCatgattccatttaaaaatattgttgtaGCGGCtgtaataaacatataaatattgctTCTTCATTTAATGACATACACCCTTAGCCTATTTGTTACCATTGTCAATGAAAATAACTCTGCTTTCTGCTATTTTAGAAATTGAATTAGAACACTTGTGTATTATGACCAGTTCAGTCAGGTGGGAGATTTTACTGCATTTCCTATCACTTTAGCTCATTTGACTTGAGCTTTAGTTTTTATTTCCCAAATCACTCCATAACTTTGCTCttatttttcatcacttcatcTATTTTTGACATTTGTTATTGACTTATCTTACACTATTTTTACTGATGATATATATTTTCATTACAGGTACCAGATCTTACTTTGCTAACATCAGAACTTTCTTTACTATcacaaaattcatttattttaatgtttcattATTCAACTGGATATGTCTTGTTATAGGTCCTCCTTCACCTTTGTGAACacattacaaatacaaaatacacattatttgtatatatactttagCATATGCATAATTATAATATCCAATGATTTGCTGCCCTTAAAAGGCATTTATctttaaacaaaaaaacaaaaacctattttccttctgtcctagaatcaatactgttccaaggcagaagagtggtaagaactattcaactaagattaaatgatttgcccagggtcacacagctagaaaatacttgagaccatatttgaactcagaacctcctacctctagaactggctctctagtcacttaaccacctacctgccctaagCACTTATTTACAAAAgggtaaaaattattattgttcaatTTAATTGTTTTCTCTCTGTCATGTCCAGCTATTGTcttttatgaataaaataaaacacatttgtGTAAAcacatatatgcttatatataacatgtattagAAActacatatacttttttttttcttttgatttctctttgagCCGTTTTAATTCAATTGTTCATAGTATCAGGTTTTTTTGCCTTTCCCTCCCTGACTGTGGTCTCTAACTTTTTTCCTTATCTGATAGACTATTCTCTTTTATGATCCTAAGTGGTCCATTTATCCTCATTtcctatttaattaatttattttaatttgggaGAATTTTACACTATTTTTATGATGTTGTTGGGTTGCAGAGCTGagctttctcatttctcatttgtaaaataataaaagagagaacATTTCTGGGCTCTTTAAGTTCACTGTATATGAcattccattttcatttctttgtacaGGCTGTCTACCATACCctgaatgttctcccttctcatctctacttcTTGGAAATCCTAGTTCCTAAGGTTCAGCTCAAGTGCTCTCTTGTTCCAAAGACCTTTCCTTAATATTCTAGTTGTTGGTGCCTCAACTCTAAATtattgtgtgtttattttgtaaagatcttatatttacttatctttgATGAAACTGCATTTTCCTAGCAGAATGTCAGCTAGTTGATATCAGGGACTGGTTCAGTTTTGTCTATCCTCAGAGCTTTATACATTACCTGTACATAGCAGATGATTAATATATTCTTCTTCATTTATTGATAGGATGGATTGATGAATGGATAGACCTTTATTCTTCACAATGCCCTTATAAAGTGGGTGGTATACATTTGTCTcaattttgtagataaggaaattagGAGTTACAAAGCTTAGAAATTTGCCCAGGAGAGAAGGTGAGTGGTAATAAGATAGCAGAGCTAGAATTCAAGGCCAGACTCTCTGACTTTAAAATCTCACCACTAAAGTACATCTTATGTCTTTAGGGAAGAATAGAGTGgaagaatgactgaaaaataattgaaaaaaatttaacttagttctttTCAGCAGCAATTGGTGAATctgctctcctttcctttctactcatagctattttctctttccaggaacagttcaaatattatttctaccATATGATCCTGTGATGAAGACCCTTTGTCCTTTAAAGGAATTTGACTCTCATATGAACAATGAGAAACCATCACCCAAGCTTAATGGTGGCTGCTTCTGAGCCCCAAGGGATCAGCTATAGAGGCCATTCTGTTGTCTACACTTGGCCACAAGATTTCTCCTGAAATGTGTCGAGGTGGCTAGTCCTAGACCAAATACTGGGGAGAAGCAGAAGGAGGTGGCAGAAAGGTGTGTGTGGGATGTGGGGAGGGGATAATAAATTACAAATTATACAAATATCTAGactgatttctttaaaattttcttgggaCTCATAGATAGTAAAAAGtatattaaattacattttatggTACTTCAGAGTTACAAAGTACcttacatatttttttatttttcttttgattcttacAAATGTCTCTGAGTATATAGCACATTTTATCATCCCCCCaaccccatttttcagataaggaaacctaGGGTGAGAGAGTTTAGGAACTGTTCAAAAGGCAGGGGGAGAGTCAGACTTCAAACACCAATCTTTTAATTCCAAGAGTAGTGTTTGTTTACTAGCCCgcattttctctttaagagaaaaTAAGTAGTAGGCATCCTCAGAGGTCTCTTCTATTGCTTATTATGATTCTTTATGGTGCACACTAATTTCCAATAACTGAAACAAAGTATTAGAAAtttatggaaaatggaaaaaacagtAAGCTAAGTGTTTGTGATCCAGGCAACTCTAATGCCAAGAATCAATTCTGTTAGTGACCGAGAAAGACTCTGTCTGACAGTCAAGCATGCGAAGCCCTATCCTCCCCATTCCCCCCAGCTCTGCAAAGAATGGTCTTCTTCAATGCCACCTTTACCTCTCGGTTCCTCAGGCAGTAGATGACTGGGTTGAGGAGAGGGACAATGACTGTGTAGAGCACAGATACCACCTTGTTGGAATTGTAGGCATACATGAGCTTAGGTCGGGCATAGGTGAAGAGGGTGGTGGAATAGAAGAGAGTGACAACGGTGAGGTGAGAGGCACAGGTGGAGAAGGCTTTGTAGCGGCCCTGGGCTGAAGGGATCCTTAGGATAGTGGCAATGATAGCAGCATAAGATGCCACCACCACACAGAGTGGGACAGCAATGACCATCAGAGCCAAGAAGAAGTCTACCAGCTCAGCCTGGGAGGAGTCCTCACAGGAGACATTGAGGAGTGGGGAGATGTCACAAAAGTAGTGGTTGATGTGAGGCATGCCACAATAGTGGAGTCGGGCAATAAAGACCATCTTGATCATGGCTGTCATCAGGCCACAGATCCAGCAGCCACCAGCCAGGATGCTACAGAGCTGGTTGCTCATAATGGCTGGGTAGCGGAGAGGGTTGCAAATGGCCACATAGCGATCAAAAGCCATAACAGCAAGAAGGATGTATTCAGTACagacaaaagtaacaaaaaaataGAGTTGAGTCATGCAGCCTGCAAATGAGATGCTCTTGTCATGGCTGAGGAAATCCACCAGCATTTTGGGGCTGATGACAGTGACATACCACATCTCTAGGAAGGAGAGGTGGCTTAGGAAAAAGTACATGGGCTTGTGGAGTTGCCCATCACTATGGATGGCAACAATGATCATGAAATTCTCCAGCAGGGTCAGCAGGTAAGCTatcagaaaaagggaaaagaggagcAGCTGTATTTCAGGCTGTGTAGGGAATCCCAGAAGAATGAATTGGGTGGTGGCTGTCCAGTTGTCCTCCCTTTGGGGTCTGGCATACATAATTAGCTGTAGGGACAAGTAGGGTCAATTTATGCCATACCCTGAATATTCATTCCTGCTTCTCCTTGATGTTGCTGGTAACATCAGTTTTGCCTGATCACATTAAAGataagatttagagttgaaagggactatAGAAGTCAGAGACAGCTGAGTAATACAATGCATAGAGCACTGGTCCTTAAGTCATAAACACTTGAACTCATATCTGTCCTAAGATACCagttgtgcaaccctgggcaaagtcacaacctctctaagcctcagtttcctcatctgcaaaacaggcATAAGAACAGCACCTACTTTTGttggttgtgagaataaaattagttgatatttgaaaagcactttaaataCCTTAAGGTATTATATAAACGTTGTTCTTATTATTAATCTCATCTAatcttctaattttacagatgaagaaatgaggaggTAGCATAGCACCAGGGGAAATGCATTGCTAGAGTTGAAATAACACTtgttttggaattaaaaaaaaacagagtggGATTACCGTTACTTTCATTTATTAGCTGTCTGGCTATGGAATAATagcatttcctcaatttcttatctttaaaatgaacagaGTATTGGCAACAAGATGTAacctctgagtcaggaagatgtgggttcaagttccactcatatgttttctatctctttgaccctgaacaaatcacataatttctcagtttccccaggcaaccagtgatgatgaacctaggaatgggtgccaaagatggcactcagaaTGCTCTCTGTGGGTATGTGACCACCCTCTCTGCCTCCCCCAGAACTCATTACTAGAAAAGCAaggggactcaggtggagctgcacctctctccctctctaccacaGCTTActatatttttccacatcccccatccctctgcccaacagcccaatgggagtgcacagcaGGTAAGGTGGGCAACTCAGAGAcaacagagctggaggggagcagagcactcaggccattcccctccccctctctacactcactgaggacattcctcacttcactagCTTCTCCACCCAGCAattcaatgggagtgcttcttccctcccctgtgtggggggCATGGCACGTGGTGTCTCGGGGTGGGGGCATGGCATGCTGTCTCTTGGTTTGgcaggcatggcacttggtctcagGGGAGAGGACCAGGGTCCAGCACTctgtctttaaaaggtttgccatcactgctatagactATGAATTGCAGAGTAGGTGACAATCTGCATTGGTGGCTACATTTTCCTTAACAGGAATTCTTTTTACCAGAGGAATCACAGGACCAGTTCAAAGATAttcaaaatgagggaaataatacTTGTACTTATCTACCTAATGGAAGTACAAAAAAATAGAGCCAAACTTTacaatgaaatatattatatttctctttgaCTATTTCATCTCAATGTTGGATTAGATCTCACTGATGCCTTATTCAGTACTTCACATTCAAGAgccacttaatacatgtttgttaaaTAAATCAATGGAAGCCAGTATTACTCCTTGAAAAAACTGACAGTACAATCATCTTTTAATCTCCCACCACATCCCCATCCTCATCCAGTCAACCTTCTGGGAACACCTACCTTGGTTATGGATTCTTTATCATGTCATTGGGAGACAAGAAAACCTGTTCTCTGATTGTTGGCAGGTAACAGCATACAAAGAAGGGCTGCTTGAAGCCTATTTGGAAGCTGATAAAGAAAAACATCCAATTTAGCTGCAAAAAAAGGAATGGCAGAGGTTGGGAATTGAAAGTGTTGtcttcattttcatttgattcttatgatACCCAGGGGGAATAAGTAGCTCATGGATTTTTATACCTATATGTTAAGTGAGGAAATCTCAGTGAAGATAAAGCTATTTACATGAGGCCACAAAAGAAGTTAGAGAAAGAGGCTGAGCTCAATCTTGGATCATCAAAATATTTCTCTTCCtactctttgggggggggggacacaaaGCAAAGAATCAGCTTTTTCTGGTGGGTACAGTATTTTGGATTATCTATATTATCTAAGTGGGAAAAGAGCATgagaaaaaggcagagaaataAAGAAGCATGACATATTCAGAAAACAATGagtaattttatttatctatatcac
It includes:
- the LOC100030371 gene encoding olfactory receptor 6Y1, whose product is MANLLKTECWTLVLSPETKCHACQTKRQHAMPPPRDTTCHAPHTGEGRSTPIELLGGEASELIMYARPQREDNWTATTQFILLGFPTQPEIQLLLFSLFLIAYLLTLLENFMIIVAIHSDGQLHKPMYFFLSHLSFLEMWYVTVISPKMLVDFLSHDKSISFAGCMTQLYFFVTFVCTEYILLAVMAFDRYVAICNPLRYPAIMSNQLCSILAGGCWICGLMTAMIKMVFIARLHYCGMPHINHYFCDISPLLNVSCEDSSQAELVDFFLALMVIAVPLCVVVASYAAIIATILRIPSAQGRYKAFSTCASHLTVVTLFYSTTLFTYARPKLMYAYNSNKVVSVLYTVIVPLLNPVIYCLRNREVKVALKKTILCRAGGNGEDRASHA